One Sediminibacillus dalangtanensis genomic region harbors:
- a CDS encoding glycerophosphodiester phosphodiesterase — MKKFATYLAVSAAVMGGASQIGTVQAEAAGGEADLPFPEERMLNISHRGASGYAPEHTIAAYELGVEMKGDYIEVDLQMTKDGELIAMHDETVDRTTDGTGRVGEMTLEEIKQLDAGTWFNEQYPELAKPEYAGLEVPTLREIFDHFGKSKHYYIETKSPDVYPGMEEKLVDLLEDYKLTGVNGRSSNVIIQSFSQESLLKMDEINPDIPLVQLISRPDQEGTSGLDEIAEYAIGVGPSFNRIKQMENGANYIRQVREKGLLIHPYTINTEEDMRLALEWGVTGVFTNYPDRFRQVLKEHRLY, encoded by the coding sequence ATGAAAAAATTTGCAACATATCTTGCTGTATCAGCTGCCGTGATGGGGGGAGCATCTCAAATCGGGACTGTCCAGGCGGAAGCCGCCGGGGGTGAAGCAGATTTGCCTTTTCCAGAGGAAAGAATGTTGAACATTTCCCATCGGGGTGCTTCCGGTTATGCACCTGAGCATACGATTGCTGCCTATGAACTTGGAGTGGAAATGAAGGGGGACTATATCGAGGTCGACCTGCAAATGACAAAGGACGGTGAACTGATTGCGATGCATGACGAAACCGTCGACCGGACTACCGATGGTACTGGCCGCGTTGGAGAGATGACACTCGAAGAAATCAAACAACTGGATGCAGGGACCTGGTTTAATGAGCAGTATCCGGAATTGGCCAAACCTGAATATGCCGGTTTAGAGGTTCCGACTCTACGGGAAATTTTCGACCACTTCGGAAAAAGCAAGCATTACTACATCGAGACGAAATCGCCTGATGTCTATCCGGGAATGGAAGAAAAGCTTGTCGACCTGCTGGAGGATTACAAACTGACCGGTGTTAACGGACGTTCCAGCAACGTGATCATTCAGTCGTTCTCTCAGGAAAGCCTATTGAAAATGGACGAAATAAATCCGGATATTCCGCTTGTCCAATTGATCAGCCGACCAGATCAGGAAGGGACAAGCGGACTGGATGAAATTGCGGAATATGCCATTGGAGTCGGCCCAAGCTTTAACCGCATCAAGCAAATGGAAAATGGAGCAAACTATATCCGTCAGGTACGTGAAAAGGGATTGCTGATACATCCTTATACCATCAACACGGAAGAGGATATGCGTCTAGCACTGGAATGGGGGGTAACCGGAGTATTCACAAACTATCCCGATCGGTTCAGACAAGTGCTGAAAGAACACCGCTTGTATTAA
- the chrA gene encoding chromate efflux transporter: MPKQLKKRNHLHPLLQILIASTKLGLTSFGGPVAHLAYFKDEYIDRRKWLTEKTYADIIALCQFLPGPASSQVGISIGMLRGGLLGGLISWFGFTVPSIVILVVFAMLYQTFTLDDAGFIHSLKIVAAAVVLHALIGLGKKLTPDKTRLAIAIVAAAVMLLYPSAWMQIAIILAAGLLGLKLFKDKAESNVEPFSVTISKKTGIVSLGILITCLVFLPLITRTTDNRLLDIFDMFFRVGSLVFGGGHVVLPMIEREVVPPGLLSPDEFLAGYGMAQAVPGPLFTFSSYLGTMMEGITGAIVATVGIFLPSFLLIIAALPFLNALRQRSAFQGILMGVNASVVGILLAAFYDPVINSSIFDAADFALGVILFALLNRWKVPAWLIVIIGVIGGYLFSMLGF, encoded by the coding sequence ATGCCAAAACAATTGAAGAAACGAAATCATCTACACCCACTCTTGCAAATTTTGATTGCTTCAACCAAGCTAGGGTTAACTTCGTTCGGTGGTCCTGTAGCTCATTTAGCTTATTTTAAGGATGAATATATCGATCGCAGGAAATGGCTTACTGAAAAAACCTATGCGGATATTATCGCGTTGTGCCAGTTCCTTCCTGGTCCGGCAAGCAGTCAGGTCGGTATTTCAATCGGTATGCTACGCGGCGGGCTTTTAGGTGGATTGATATCCTGGTTCGGGTTTACTGTACCGTCCATTGTCATACTTGTCGTTTTTGCGATGCTTTACCAAACATTCACGCTTGACGACGCAGGGTTTATCCATAGTTTGAAAATTGTCGCTGCAGCCGTTGTTCTTCATGCATTGATAGGGTTAGGGAAAAAACTGACACCTGATAAAACCAGATTGGCGATTGCTATTGTTGCGGCAGCTGTGATGTTGTTGTATCCATCAGCCTGGATGCAGATTGCCATCATACTCGCAGCCGGATTACTGGGGTTAAAACTTTTCAAGGATAAAGCAGAATCTAACGTAGAACCATTTTCTGTGACAATTTCTAAGAAAACCGGCATTGTTTCGTTAGGAATCCTGATTACCTGCCTTGTCTTTTTGCCATTGATCACACGTACAACCGACAATCGGTTGTTGGATATTTTCGACATGTTTTTCCGTGTCGGGTCTTTAGTGTTTGGTGGTGGTCATGTTGTGTTACCAATGATCGAGAGGGAAGTGGTGCCGCCGGGGTTGTTGTCGCCTGACGAGTTTCTTGCCGGTTATGGAATGGCTCAGGCAGTACCAGGTCCGTTGTTCACTTTTTCTAGTTACCTGGGGACCATGATGGAAGGAATAACGGGAGCAATTGTCGCGACAGTGGGTATTTTTCTGCCATCGTTTTTATTGATCATCGCGGCTTTGCCATTTTTAAATGCTTTGCGCCAGAGGTCGGCCTTCCAAGGGATACTGATGGGAGTCAATGCGAGTGTGGTTGGCATTTTATTAGCAGCATTTTATGACCCGGTCATCAACAGTTCGATTTTCGATGCGGCCGATTTCGCTCTTGGAGTCATCTTATTTGCTTTATTGAACAGATGGAAGGTCCCAGCTTGGCTTATTGTTATAATTGGGGTGATTGGGGGATATCTTTTCAGTATGCTGGGATTTTAA
- a CDS encoding DUF4350 domain-containing protein, translating into MDTTISLQLPKGWEQASGKNVSFEKGETEKTVTFSIEPPEDLTDKPFVITPTAEVDGKLLQKQVQEIAYEHIGTFYNIQNADLNGLALNLEFPQDLQVGYIDSGFDKVADKLSEVGMDVTKIEDLATEDLSKFDTVVTGIRAYLSREDLVQQNDRLLEYAQNGGHVVVQYHKPGDNWNPENTAPYPLTIGSPSIEWRVTDEASDYTILQPDHPLFNQPNQITEQDWEGWIQERGLYFPMQWNDQYETFLTMTDLDGDQFEGGILLTDYGEGTYLYTNLVWYRQIQNLVPGGYRIFTNLISYDGNEE; encoded by the coding sequence TTGGATACAACCATTTCCCTGCAGCTTCCCAAAGGGTGGGAACAAGCAAGCGGCAAAAACGTTTCCTTTGAGAAAGGAGAGACAGAAAAAACCGTTACTTTCTCCATTGAGCCACCAGAGGATTTAACAGATAAACCTTTTGTCATTACTCCAACTGCTGAGGTGGATGGAAAGCTTCTACAAAAACAAGTTCAAGAAATAGCTTATGAGCATATTGGCACCTTTTACAATATACAAAACGCAGATTTAAATGGGTTGGCGTTGAATTTAGAATTTCCACAAGATCTTCAAGTAGGATACATTGATTCAGGCTTTGACAAAGTAGCGGATAAGTTGTCAGAAGTCGGAATGGATGTAACCAAAATCGAGGATTTGGCAACCGAGGACCTGTCAAAATTTGATACAGTCGTAACGGGGATACGTGCTTATCTTTCGCGGGAAGACCTGGTACAACAGAACGACAGGCTTTTAGAATATGCCCAGAACGGCGGACATGTGGTGGTTCAGTATCATAAACCGGGAGACAACTGGAACCCAGAGAATACTGCTCCATATCCCCTTACCATAGGATCCCCGTCTATTGAATGGAGGGTAACAGACGAAGCATCCGACTATACTATTTTGCAGCCCGACCACCCTCTATTCAATCAACCAAATCAGATTACCGAACAAGACTGGGAAGGCTGGATTCAGGAAAGAGGATTATACTTTCCGATGCAGTGGAATGACCAATATGAAACTTTCCTAACAATGACAGACCTCGACGGAGACCAATTCGAGGGCGGTATTTTGCTGACTGATTATGGAGAAGGAACTTACCTCTATACAAATCTTGTCTGGTATCGACAAATCCAGAACCTCGTTCCAGGTGGATACCGGATTTTTACTAACTTAATTAGCTATGACGGAAATGAAGAATAA
- a CDS encoding M57 family metalloprotease encodes MSKTKSKIALLLCLVSLSSFIVGGKEASAADTWRGHWSNETAIPFLNNVTGNTTLKGLVNTAAMDNWNNNTWVIDFYRTSYASNRQIKVDNVDLSSVSWTGKAEGASYNWDGSGHYYVVNIKLNEGKNIMNYSQSKLKGLIAHEFGHAVGLQHRNTSSYLMYPYDTRRQYVPNTNETYSLQLHYAHQK; translated from the coding sequence GTGAGTAAAACTAAAAGTAAGATAGCTTTGCTACTATGTTTAGTTTCACTAAGTTCATTCATAGTAGGTGGAAAGGAAGCTAGTGCTGCTGATACTTGGAGAGGTCATTGGTCTAACGAGACTGCTATACCTTTTTTAAACAATGTGACGGGAAATACTACATTAAAAGGTCTTGTTAATACAGCCGCCATGGACAATTGGAATAATAATACATGGGTGATTGATTTTTACAGAACTTCTTATGCTTCTAATCGACAAATTAAAGTTGATAACGTAGACCTCTCTTCGGTTAGTTGGACAGGCAAAGCGGAAGGAGCTTCCTATAACTGGGATGGAAGTGGTCACTATTATGTTGTGAATATAAAGCTAAATGAGGGGAAAAACATCATGAATTATAGCCAGTCTAAGTTGAAAGGTTTAATTGCTCATGAATTTGGTCATGCAGTTGGCTTACAGCATAGAAACACTTCAAGTTATTTAATGTATCCCTATGATACTAGAAGGCAATACGTGCCAAATACAAATGAAACTTATTCTCTACAACTGCACTATGCACACCAAAAATAA
- a CDS encoding ArsR/SmtB family transcription factor — MNWDKDAIFKALADSNRRLILNELSERNELTLYELTTRLIMKHDLSISRQAIAKHLAVLEDAGLVSSIRKGKYRVLLFNNEPLKNLLKGWID, encoded by the coding sequence ATGAACTGGGATAAAGACGCTATATTCAAAGCACTGGCCGATTCGAATAGGCGGCTTATTTTAAATGAATTATCGGAACGCAACGAACTGACGTTGTATGAACTTACGACACGTCTGATTATGAAGCATGACCTTTCCATTTCGCGACAAGCGATAGCAAAGCATCTTGCTGTATTGGAAGATGCCGGGCTTGTCAGTTCCATAAGAAAGGGGAAATATCGGGTACTACTATTCAACAACGAACCATTGAAAAATTTACTGAAAGGTTGGATAGATTAA
- a CDS encoding VOC family protein, whose amino-acid sequence MKIIVNSIFVEDQDKALEFYSETLGFVKKHDVPTGEHRWITLVSPEDQGGTELLLEPNEHPAAKEYQQRLFADGIPVTMFGVQDINEEHKRLQEKGVKFTMEPTKMGEVTIAVFDDTCGNLIQLMQV is encoded by the coding sequence ATGAAAATCATAGTGAACAGTATTTTCGTAGAAGACCAAGACAAGGCACTGGAATTTTATTCAGAGACTCTGGGGTTTGTAAAAAAACATGACGTTCCCACTGGGGAACATAGGTGGATAACGCTTGTTTCACCAGAGGATCAGGGTGGTACCGAGCTATTGCTCGAACCTAATGAACACCCTGCAGCCAAAGAATATCAACAAAGGTTATTTGCTGACGGAATTCCAGTAACGATGTTTGGTGTCCAAGATATTAATGAGGAGCACAAACGGTTGCAGGAAAAAGGCGTGAAGTTTACCATGGAACCGACTAAAATGGGAGAAGTAACTATAGCGGTTTTCGACGATACTTGCGGTAACCTTATACAGCTAATGCAGGTGTAA
- a CDS encoding PadR family transcriptional regulator: protein MDNKVLRKLFLGFIQIHILHHAKEDAIYGSWMLEELHEHGYEISAGTLYPILHSMEKDQLLNKEEVNVEGKIRKYYRITSKGDVVLQEARAKAYELFKEIT, encoded by the coding sequence GTGGATAATAAAGTATTAAGGAAACTATTCTTAGGTTTCATTCAAATTCATATTTTACACCATGCGAAAGAAGATGCGATTTATGGATCATGGATGCTGGAAGAATTGCACGAGCATGGATATGAAATTAGCGCAGGGACTCTGTATCCGATTTTACACAGCATGGAAAAGGATCAACTATTAAATAAAGAAGAGGTAAACGTAGAAGGAAAGATACGAAAATATTACCGCATAACAAGTAAGGGAGATGTTGTGCTTCAGGAAGCTCGTGCAAAAGCATATGAATTGTTTAAAGAAATTACATAG
- a CDS encoding 6-phospho-beta-glucosidase, which produces MGTMKITVIGGGSSYTPELLEGIIEQQELLGVSEIWLVDVPEGQEKLSIMEKLARRMIRKAGLPIKLTATLDRKAAIKDASYVITQIRVGQLEMRRSDEYISLKHGVIGQETTGAGGFMKALRTIPVLLDICQDIEKFAPDAWLLNFTNPAGLVTEAILKHSNVKVVGLCNNPINYYKKFSQTYNVNMKDISLTFVGINHLIWITELYVKGKSRIEDILTGVSDSYEARNIPSFGWDLDFLQSLQAIPCGYHKYYYQTDRLLEQQLEQYRNHETRADQVRKVEKELFELYRDPSLDEKPQALEQRGGAYYSEAAVRLMTSLHTDSRDIHTLNVRNDGTISCLPEDACIEVNCVVESHRVTPLQIGYVPPQIRGLLQVVKAYEELTVDAAVTGDSGLALQALTLHPLVPSAEKAKAVLEEMLEVNQPYLPQFYQDKQEVNR; this is translated from the coding sequence ATGGGAACGATGAAAATCACAGTGATTGGAGGGGGATCCTCATACACACCCGAGCTATTGGAAGGGATTATCGAGCAACAGGAACTGCTTGGAGTTTCAGAGATATGGCTGGTTGACGTTCCGGAAGGGCAAGAGAAGCTGTCGATTATGGAAAAACTGGCAAGGCGGATGATCAGAAAAGCTGGATTGCCAATAAAACTGACCGCTACCCTCGACCGGAAGGCAGCGATCAAGGACGCTTCTTATGTGATTACCCAAATACGTGTCGGTCAACTGGAAATGCGGCGGAGCGATGAATACATTTCGCTCAAGCATGGAGTGATCGGCCAGGAGACTACCGGTGCAGGTGGATTTATGAAGGCTCTGCGCACCATCCCCGTTCTTTTGGATATTTGCCAAGATATCGAAAAGTTCGCACCGGATGCGTGGCTGCTCAATTTCACCAATCCGGCCGGCCTTGTCACCGAGGCCATTTTGAAACACAGCAACGTCAAAGTCGTCGGCTTATGCAACAATCCAATCAATTATTACAAAAAGTTCTCCCAAACCTACAACGTGAACATGAAGGACATCAGCCTCACCTTCGTCGGCATCAACCATTTGATTTGGATCACCGAGTTATACGTGAAGGGAAAATCGAGAATAGAAGATATTCTAACCGGTGTTTCCGACAGCTATGAAGCGCGAAATATTCCGTCCTTTGGTTGGGATCTTGACTTTCTGCAGTCCCTGCAAGCCATCCCTTGTGGTTACCACAAATACTACTACCAAACAGACCGGCTGCTGGAGCAGCAATTGGAACAATACCGCAACCATGAGACCAGGGCAGATCAAGTTCGAAAGGTGGAAAAGGAGTTATTCGAGCTTTACCGGGACCCGTCGCTTGATGAAAAACCACAGGCGCTGGAACAGCGGGGAGGCGCTTATTACTCGGAAGCAGCAGTTCGGCTGATGACTTCGCTCCACACTGATTCCCGGGACATTCATACGCTGAACGTCCGGAATGATGGAACGATTTCCTGTCTGCCGGAGGATGCTTGTATCGAAGTGAACTGTGTGGTGGAAAGTCATCGTGTGACACCGTTGCAAATTGGTTATGTCCCACCGCAGATCAGAGGATTGCTGCAGGTCGTCAAGGCTTATGAGGAATTGACAGTGGATGCTGCGGTTACTGGGGATAGTGGACTTGCATTGCAGGCGCTCACCCTTCATCCTTTGGTTCCTTCCGCGGAAAAGGCAAAAGCGGTGCTGGAGGAAATGCTGGAGGTAAATCAACCATATTTACCACAATTTTACCAAGACAAACAGGAGGTTAACCGATGA
- a CDS encoding BglG family transcription antiterminator, with protein sequence MKERWQELLDLFLDASEPVTSAELSASLQVSPKTVRNEIKALNQLLSRQNMSIVSQRGKGYHLQVKDEASFQQLFQEYLQTENRRPPDDPQARTVYVMEKLLFHSDYLKMEMLADELYISRSTLQNDLKHVRSILETYDLEIDQRPGYGIKVIGKETNIRFCISEYLFNQKSSFIEAAGNWRDILPPEDLDYIRTAILTSLRKHSIMISDISLQNLITHLAISCKRIQSENHVEVTKMQGEEMRSLKEFEVAREIIESVENGLHVDFPEEEVIYLTLHLRGTKRSRSDHKIAGEPSAVDPELYQLVKQMVEKIDELYSFQLTEDEELLLHICLHLKPAINRHRHQMNIRNPLLEDIKKNYPLSFEAALVAADELQTFIGVRVDEHEVGYLALHLEAAQERAKRKVSRTRRCLIVCATGLGSAQLLLYKLEDCFGSDLEIAGTTEYYSLNDQMLQGIDFVITTIPIKRKLPVPVVLVRTVLGDSDLTKIRNMLSKEKKLVERYLVEKYTFLQYDLNSAEEVIRFMGRRLTADGKVGDGYIDSVLERESYAPTSFGNLVAIPHPLEPMTDQTFWSVMTLKKPIEWSDKLVQIVFLLNIDKEKKQEVKPMFQALVKLVDNEKQLLQLLDCSSYKAFLQTIKKL encoded by the coding sequence ATGAAGGAACGTTGGCAGGAATTGCTCGATTTGTTTTTGGACGCGAGTGAACCGGTTACTAGTGCAGAGCTTTCGGCAAGCCTGCAGGTCAGTCCGAAAACGGTACGAAACGAAATCAAGGCGTTGAACCAATTGCTTTCCCGTCAGAACATGTCCATCGTGTCCCAGCGAGGGAAAGGCTATCACTTGCAGGTAAAGGATGAAGCTTCTTTTCAACAACTTTTTCAGGAATACCTACAGACAGAAAACAGGCGACCTCCCGATGATCCGCAAGCCAGAACGGTTTATGTCATGGAGAAGCTATTATTTCATTCCGATTATCTAAAAATGGAAATGTTGGCGGATGAACTGTATATCAGCCGGTCGACTTTGCAAAACGATCTGAAGCATGTCCGGTCCATTTTAGAAACCTATGACCTGGAGATAGACCAACGTCCTGGCTATGGCATCAAGGTAATTGGCAAGGAAACAAACATCCGGTTTTGCATTTCAGAGTATTTATTCAATCAAAAGTCCTCCTTCATCGAAGCGGCCGGAAACTGGCGGGATATTTTGCCGCCGGAAGATTTGGATTACATCCGTACGGCCATTTTAACCAGTCTTCGCAAGCATAGTATCATGATTTCCGATATCAGTCTGCAAAATCTTATAACCCACCTCGCTATCTCATGCAAGCGGATTCAGAGTGAGAACCACGTAGAAGTGACGAAAATGCAGGGGGAAGAAATGCGTTCTCTAAAAGAGTTCGAAGTCGCCCGGGAAATCATCGAATCGGTGGAAAATGGCTTGCATGTGGATTTTCCGGAGGAGGAAGTGATCTATCTTACCCTTCATTTACGGGGTACCAAGCGGAGCAGATCAGATCACAAAATTGCGGGAGAACCTTCTGCAGTCGACCCGGAATTGTATCAGTTGGTAAAGCAGATGGTGGAAAAAATAGATGAGCTTTATTCTTTTCAACTCACAGAAGATGAAGAGCTTTTGCTGCATATCTGCCTCCATTTAAAGCCGGCAATCAATCGTCACAGGCATCAAATGAATATTAGGAATCCACTGCTTGAAGATATAAAAAAGAATTATCCGCTCTCCTTTGAGGCTGCTTTGGTTGCTGCTGATGAACTGCAAACCTTTATTGGCGTGAGGGTCGATGAGCATGAGGTAGGTTATTTGGCACTTCATCTGGAAGCTGCCCAAGAACGGGCGAAAAGAAAGGTTTCCCGGACACGCAGGTGTTTGATTGTCTGTGCCACCGGACTTGGCAGCGCCCAGCTACTGTTGTATAAACTGGAGGATTGCTTCGGGAGTGATTTGGAAATTGCCGGGACGACGGAATATTACAGCTTGAACGACCAAATGCTGCAAGGAATCGATTTTGTGATAACGACCATTCCGATAAAACGCAAACTCCCTGTCCCGGTGGTCCTCGTGCGAACGGTTTTAGGGGATAGTGATCTTACCAAAATCCGCAACATGTTGTCAAAAGAGAAAAAACTGGTCGAACGCTACCTGGTTGAAAAGTACACGTTTCTTCAATATGATTTAAATTCCGCTGAAGAGGTCATCCGTTTTATGGGGCGTCGCCTTACTGCCGACGGAAAGGTTGGCGATGGGTATATCGACTCGGTGCTGGAGCGGGAAAGCTATGCACCGACAAGTTTTGGCAACTTGGTGGCCATTCCCCACCCGCTTGAGCCGATGACCGATCAGACTTTCTGGTCGGTTATGACCTTGAAAAAGCCAATTGAGTGGTCCGATAAACTGGTGCAAATCGTTTTTTTGCTTAACATCGACAAAGAAAAAAAGCAGGAGGTCAAGCCGATGTTTCAGGCCTTGGTCAAACTTGTCGATAATGAAAAGCAGTTGCTTCAGCTGTTAGATTGTTCCAGCTACAAAGCGTTTCTGCAAACAATAAAAAAACTGTGA
- a CDS encoding GntR family transcriptional regulator, producing MKSLYEQVYESLKQEIIAAKYKPGDRVPSEKELSDAFHVSRITSKKALEKLMNEGYVYRQRGKGTFVSESPAGNGNGRHDKPLFGLIVTTFDDSFGSGLIAAIERAADERCLFILKCSLGDPEQEERIVQELLDYGVDGLIMFPAQAEHYSSEILRMVVDKFPLVLIDRSFKGVAATSVSTANEEAAKTGIDYLFELGHEQIGVLAPANFETTTIEDRLDGIVEAFAEKQVVVNRELWCSALKSTLPTPLGSKEADIDSIKTHLKEHPQITALFALEYNIAILAKTAVEQLGLSVPEDISILCFDSPPWNELEWNFTHLKQREAELGKLAVERLLNMYYEETGFEKDRLPAELVIGSSTKKMKVKHPSS from the coding sequence ATGAAGTCTTTATATGAACAGGTGTATGAGTCGTTAAAGCAGGAGATCATCGCTGCCAAATATAAACCGGGCGACCGGGTGCCTTCGGAAAAAGAATTATCTGATGCTTTTCACGTAAGCCGAATTACCAGTAAAAAGGCTTTGGAAAAGTTGATGAATGAAGGATATGTATATCGACAACGCGGAAAAGGAACGTTCGTTTCCGAGTCGCCAGCAGGAAACGGAAACGGGCGGCACGATAAGCCATTGTTCGGTTTAATTGTCACCACATTCGATGATAGTTTCGGAAGTGGTTTGATCGCTGCAATCGAACGAGCCGCCGACGAAAGGTGTTTGTTTATACTGAAGTGCTCGTTAGGAGATCCGGAACAGGAAGAAAGAATCGTCCAGGAACTGCTTGATTACGGAGTGGATGGCTTGATTATGTTTCCGGCTCAAGCGGAACACTACAGCTCTGAAATTTTGCGGATGGTTGTAGATAAGTTTCCGTTGGTGTTGATCGACCGTTCCTTCAAAGGGGTGGCAGCTACATCGGTTTCCACAGCCAATGAAGAAGCGGCGAAAACAGGGATCGATTATTTATTCGAGCTCGGCCATGAACAAATCGGCGTGCTGGCTCCCGCCAATTTTGAAACCACGACAATCGAAGACAGGTTGGATGGAATTGTCGAAGCATTTGCTGAAAAACAGGTCGTAGTCAACCGGGAGCTATGGTGTTCAGCGTTAAAAAGTACTCTGCCGACCCCATTGGGTTCCAAAGAAGCGGATATCGATTCGATCAAAACGCACCTGAAAGAACATCCGCAAATCACGGCTTTGTTTGCCCTTGAGTATAATATCGCGATTTTAGCAAAGACTGCGGTAGAACAATTGGGCCTTTCTGTGCCGGAAGACATTTCGATTTTATGTTTCGACAGTCCGCCATGGAATGAACTAGAATGGAATTTCACCCACTTGAAGCAGCGGGAAGCAGAGTTGGGAAAGCTTGCTGTCGAACGGCTGTTGAATATGTATTATGAGGAGACTGGTTTTGAAAAAGACCGCCTGCCGGCAGAATTGGTTATCGGCAGTTCGACTAAAAAGATGAAAGTGAAGCATCCTAGTTCCTAA
- the celB gene encoding PTS cellobiose transporter subunit IIC, whose translation MDRFNAFMERYFMPVAGKMAEQRHLKAIRDGIIAVMPLLIIGSIFLIISSPPIPSWAEFMSQYAPVLNIPVNATFGLLGLIAVFSIAYNLAVSYEMDGLSAGVLAIAAFFVATPLSEEGNIPLNLMGSEGLFIAILLAIFTVEVYRFFEKRNIVIRMPDSVPPSVWRAFTALIPGAAIIAIVWGIDLLLKASFDLSLHGVVGAVLREPLQMAGGSLWGAIIAIILIHLLWSFGIHGISVVASVMAPIWYSLTEENVAAHQAGEELPNIIGQPFMAIWWAVGGSGMAFALTLLFVWRARSKHLKGLGRGSIGASFFNISEPVIFGAPVVMNPLLFIPFILAPLAVGIVTYFSMSLGLVGKPYVIVPWTTPPPISGILTTGDWRGGVLMLFNILMAMVIYYPFFRLYDKQLLAEEQNEEASGAEDTTTPTAKQG comes from the coding sequence ATGGACCGTTTTAATGCATTTATGGAACGTTATTTTATGCCTGTAGCCGGTAAAATGGCAGAGCAGCGTCATTTAAAAGCAATTCGTGACGGAATCATCGCTGTGATGCCGTTATTGATCATCGGCAGTATTTTTCTCATCATCAGTTCCCCGCCGATTCCCTCGTGGGCAGAATTCATGTCACAATATGCTCCTGTATTGAATATCCCGGTCAACGCCACGTTTGGGTTGTTGGGACTGATTGCCGTATTTTCAATTGCTTATAATTTGGCGGTAAGCTACGAAATGGATGGTTTGTCAGCCGGGGTGCTCGCAATCGCGGCATTCTTCGTGGCGACACCGTTATCGGAGGAAGGAAACATCCCGCTAAACTTAATGGGGAGCGAAGGTCTGTTCATCGCTATCCTCCTGGCAATTTTCACGGTCGAAGTCTATCGTTTTTTTGAAAAAAGAAACATCGTCATCCGCATGCCGGACAGTGTACCGCCTTCCGTATGGCGTGCGTTCACCGCATTGATTCCTGGAGCGGCAATCATTGCGATTGTCTGGGGCATCGATTTACTGTTAAAGGCTTCGTTTGATCTATCACTTCACGGGGTTGTCGGCGCCGTCTTGCGCGAACCGCTGCAAATGGCTGGAGGCAGTCTGTGGGGAGCGATCATCGCGATTATTTTGATTCACCTGTTATGGTCGTTCGGCATTCATGGTATTTCCGTGGTGGCCAGTGTCATGGCCCCTATTTGGTACAGCCTGACAGAGGAAAACGTAGCGGCACACCAAGCCGGTGAAGAGCTGCCAAACATCATCGGCCAGCCATTTATGGCAATTTGGTGGGCTGTCGGTGGTTCTGGAATGGCGTTTGCTTTGACGCTTTTGTTTGTCTGGCGGGCACGGTCCAAGCATTTGAAAGGACTTGGCAGAGGATCGATCGGTGCCAGCTTTTTCAATATCAGCGAACCTGTCATATTCGGAGCTCCGGTAGTGATGAACCCCCTCTTGTTTATTCCGTTTATTCTGGCACCGCTGGCAGTCGGGATCGTCACGTATTTTTCCATGTCACTCGGTTTGGTCGGCAAGCCTTATGTGATTGTCCCGTGGACGACGCCACCGCCGATTTCTGGAATCCTCACGACCGGAGACTGGCGTGGAGGGGTACTGATGCTTTTCAATATCCTGATGGCCATGGTTATCTATTATCCTTTCTTCCGTTTGTATGACAAACAGCTGCTGGCAGAGGAGCAAAACGAGGAAGCAAGCGGTGCGGAGGATACTACAACCCCAACTGCCAAACAAGGGTAA
- a CDS encoding PTS sugar transporter subunit IIB — MKIALLCALGMSTSLLVDRMQKAAADRSIEVEVDAYSVDDMDEQLKTADVILLGPQIRYKQNELFKKAKSANTPIAIIDMKAYGIRDGEKVLDQALELLDQ; from the coding sequence ATGAAAATAGCTTTACTATGCGCACTGGGCATGAGCACCAGCCTGCTCGTGGACCGGATGCAAAAGGCGGCGGCCGACAGGTCGATTGAAGTGGAAGTCGACGCTTATTCTGTAGATGATATGGATGAACAATTGAAAACGGCTGACGTCATTCTGCTCGGTCCGCAGATCCGCTATAAACAAAACGAGTTGTTCAAGAAAGCAAAGTCAGCAAACACCCCCATTGCCATCATTGATATGAAGGCCTACGGCATCAGGGACGGAGAAAAAGTGCTCGACCAGGCGCTGGAACTTCTGGATCAATAA